Genomic segment of Iocasia fonsfrigidae:
ATGAACTTATTATCAGGGATGGTTACCTCTATCTTGAGCGTGTTATTGAAGGCAAAAAAACAGTAGATATATTAGCTGATGTTTTTTTAAGTATTATTAATAAAATGAATTTTCCCAAGGCTATGCGTTGGGGAAATAGTACAGAGAGGTTTATCAGACCTATCAGGTGGTTGTTATTATTATTCGGTGAGGAAAAAATTGATTTTTCTTTTGCTGGAATAGAATCTGATAAAAAGACCTATGGACATCGGTTTTTAACTGATAAAGCTATTACTATAGATAATCCAGCAGAATATTTTTCTAAACTGGAAGATGCCTACATAGTTGTTGACCATAATAAAAGAAAGGAGTTAATATTAAAACAAATAAAGGATTTATCCCTTACTGAAGGAAATGTTCTTGTAGATGAAGAATTACTTTCTGAGGTAATAGAACTTATAGAATACCCAACTGCTTTTTTCGGTAGTTTTGATAGGGAGTATTTAAAACTACCAGAAGAGGTATTAACAACTTCAATGATGGAACACCAACGATATTTTCCTGTAGTAGATAAAAACAACAATTTATTACCCTATTTTGTGTTTGTTCGAGATGGTGCAGAGGAGTATATTGATGAGGTACGATATGGTAATGAGATGGTTTTAAGGGCCAGATTGGCAGATGCCCGTTTTTTCTATGATGAGGACTTAAAGCTCAGCTCAGTAGATAGGCGGGAAAAACTTAAAGATATAGTTTATCAGGAAAAACTGGGTAGTATGTATGATAAGGTGCAACGTATTAAATCTATTGTTTCAAAAATGGCTGTCTCTTTTGAACTTACTGCTGAACAGATAGATATTTTAAAAAGGGCAGCAGAACTGAGTAAAAATGATCTGGTTACTGAAATGGTCAATGAATTTTCAAAACTTCAGGGTATTGTGGGGAAGGAATATGCCCTGGTAAATGAAGAGAGTTGGGAAGTTGCTGAGGCGATTTTTGAACAATATCTACCCCGTTATGCTGGTGACAGCCTCCCTGAGACTGTTTATGGGCAGATAATCAGTATTGCTGATAAAATTGATAGTATTGTAGGACACTTTAGTCTAGGTCACATCCCGAGTGGTTCACAGGATCCTTTTGCTTTACGACGTCAAGCTTCAGGTATAGTAAAAATTATCATTGAAAAAGACCTGAATCTTAAACTTGACACCTTAATCAGCTACACTTTTGAGGTTATGAATAAGCAGGATGAAAAACTATTACAGGAAATAAAGGATTTTCTAGTACAGAGAGTTAACAATATATTAGAAGAAAAGGGTATCAGATATGATATTATTAAAGCTGTCATAGCGGTCAATAATAATGACCCAGTGGATCTTATGGATCGGGCAGAGGCAGTTATGGAATTGAGGGAGGATAATCCTGCCTTATTTATTGATCTGGTTAGAGGTCTTGTGCGGGCGAAAAACCTTGCCAGCAAGGCTGAGAAGGGATATAACATAGATAAGGGCTTGTTAAAAGAAAATGCTGAACTTGATTTATATAAGAGTTATCTGGAGTTTAGTGGTGAGATAAATACAATGTTTAGCCAGGGAAATTATCTGTCTGGTCTAAAGAGATTTGTAGAATTGAAGGCGCCTATTGATAATTTTCTTGATAATGTAATAGTGATGGTTGAAGATGAAGATATAAAAAATAATCGATTGGCATTATTACAAAAAGTGAGCGCTTTGATTACTGGGGTAATGGATATAGATAGTATTGCTTTAGATTAGGTTATAACTTTAAAGGCCGACAAATATATTTGTTTCCCTTGTCGCGCACTACGGCGTCCTGCCTTCGTTTACTGTCGAGAAATTGTCTTCCGGCGTCCATGCCTCCAGACAATTTCTAGAGTCGTCCAACAAATATATTTGTCTGGTTAATAGATTATTGATTAACTATGTGTAATAAATAGTTTGAGTTAAGAAAGCTGATGTTTTTGATTAAGTCTGGATGGCTGTTAGGTTACTTTGTTCAGGTAATAAGTAGTCTTTGGAGGGGAGGAAATATGTTAAAAAGGGTTGATATTGAAAAAAGAGAAGCAGAGATACTTTCTCCTTATGCCTTTTTAAGTAAGAATAGTCAGGGCAGGCTTAAGGAAGAGCCTGAGTGTGATATTCGTACTGTTTTTCAGCGTGACAGGGATAGAATAATCCATTCCAAGGCTTTTCGCCGTTTAAAACATAAAACACAGGTTTTTATTGTGCCAGAAGGGGATCATTATCGAACCCGTTTAACCCATACATTTGAAGTTGCTCAGATTGCCAGGACTATTGCCCGTAGCCTTGGTCTTAATGAGGATCTTACTGAAGCAATGGCCCTCGGGCATGACCTGGGACATACCCCTTTTGGACATGCCGGGGAATCAGCTCTTAATGATATTTCTAATCTTGGTTTTAAACACAATGAACATAGTTTACGGGTTGTTGATTATATTGAATCTTTAAACTTAAGTTTTGAAGTAAGAGATGGTATTTTAAAACATACCGGGGATGAGATACCTCTGACCCTGGAGGGAGAGGTTGTTAGAATAGCTGATCGTATTGCTTATATTAACCATGATATAGATGATGCCTTAAGGGCTGGGGTTATAAGTAGAGAAGATCTGCCGCTCAAAGAGATTAATCTTCTGGGAGAAACTCACTCAGAGAGAATAGATACTATGGTCAGGGATATGATAAACTCAAGCTGGGAGCAGAAAGTTATTAAACGAAGTCCAGCAATAAAGGATGCTACGGAAAAGCTAAGATCTTTTTTATTTCAGAAGGTTTATATTGGTTCAGCAGCCAAAAAGGAAGAAGAAAAAGCTAAAAGATTGGTACAACATTTATATGAATATTATTTATGTCATATAGATGAAATCCCTGAACATTTTAAAAGTAAAGAAAAAGGAATAAGAATAAGTAATGAACAACTGGTAGTAGATTATATTGCTGGTATGTCAGACCAGTATGCTATGAATAGATGGAAGGAATTATTTCTTCCCTTCCCCTGGATAGATAAAAAATAAAAATATTTGCAGGAGATTGTGGATTTTTAATGAATTAATGAATATGTAAAAAAGATTAAAGCAGGAATTTTTCCTGTTATGACGAAACTTTAATTAGGGTGAGTTAAATTGCCTGGAATAAATGATAGTTTTATTGAAAAATTAAAAGACAGGGCTAATATTGTTGAGCTGGTTTCAGATTATTTATCTTTAAAGAAAGCTGGCAAAAATTACAAGGGACTTTGCCCATTCCATCAGGAAAAAACCCCTTCATTTAATGTTGATCCTGAGAAACAGTTGTATTA
This window contains:
- the glyS gene encoding glycine--tRNA ligase subunit beta, yielding MSRDLLFEIGTEELPANYMSTVRKDFKNLTEKTFENKRLVFDDCQVYSTPRRLTLYMKGLTEKQENKSESLRGPAKSIAFDKAGKPTKAALGFARGQGVDIDELIIRDGYLYLERVIEGKKTVDILADVFLSIINKMNFPKAMRWGNSTERFIRPIRWLLLLFGEEKIDFSFAGIESDKKTYGHRFLTDKAITIDNPAEYFSKLEDAYIVVDHNKRKELILKQIKDLSLTEGNVLVDEELLSEVIELIEYPTAFFGSFDREYLKLPEEVLTTSMMEHQRYFPVVDKNNNLLPYFVFVRDGAEEYIDEVRYGNEMVLRARLADARFFYDEDLKLSSVDRREKLKDIVYQEKLGSMYDKVQRIKSIVSKMAVSFELTAEQIDILKRAAELSKNDLVTEMVNEFSKLQGIVGKEYALVNEESWEVAEAIFEQYLPRYAGDSLPETVYGQIISIADKIDSIVGHFSLGHIPSGSQDPFALRRQASGIVKIIIEKDLNLKLDTLISYTFEVMNKQDEKLLQEIKDFLVQRVNNILEEKGIRYDIIKAVIAVNNNDPVDLMDRAEAVMELREDNPALFIDLVRGLVRAKNLASKAEKGYNIDKGLLKENAELDLYKSYLEFSGEINTMFSQGNYLSGLKRFVELKAPIDNFLDNVIVMVEDEDIKNNRLALLQKVSALITGVMDIDSIALD
- a CDS encoding deoxyguanosinetriphosphate triphosphohydrolase; its protein translation is MLKRVDIEKREAEILSPYAFLSKNSQGRLKEEPECDIRTVFQRDRDRIIHSKAFRRLKHKTQVFIVPEGDHYRTRLTHTFEVAQIARTIARSLGLNEDLTEAMALGHDLGHTPFGHAGESALNDISNLGFKHNEHSLRVVDYIESLNLSFEVRDGILKHTGDEIPLTLEGEVVRIADRIAYINHDIDDALRAGVISREDLPLKEINLLGETHSERIDTMVRDMINSSWEQKVIKRSPAIKDATEKLRSFLFQKVYIGSAAKKEEEKAKRLVQHLYEYYLCHIDEIPEHFKSKEKGIRISNEQLVVDYIAGMSDQYAMNRWKELFLPFPWIDKK